One window of the Mixophyes fleayi isolate aMixFle1 chromosome 6, aMixFle1.hap1, whole genome shotgun sequence genome contains the following:
- the PSAP gene encoding prosaposin, whose product MKCLVAVSCLLAAVAATPLFGTEQCANGPGVWCENIRTASQCDAVKHCQQTVWNKPMVNSAPCEFCKEVVTIVKNIVNNNATQTEILSYLNKACEFIPDPGMASECKQLVDQYYQLVLNIILEELDNPSVACSAIGLCKSLQQHLASLKQPQQLLTNEIPEDDLSKMVYPFLANIPLLLNPQDKTTQTPKNGDVCKDCLQLVTDVQNSLKSNSSFSKMLIENALKQCDRLGGGLSEECKTYINQYSDLFFQMMIQVPAEQLCTGLGLCAQKKSTPMLEIVPAKALVPAMTLQPAAKLSETPVAVNPVCEVCQLAMQELESLLDNNRTRENIKEALKKVCYIVPSKYRQQCDDIIDAYCDTIITLLEQEVSPKDICMAIGCCSLRQPHVVKLVPEHVQTGQYCSVCKMIVNYVDKMLQKNVTQSKIKTALQMVCNFLPDSIVDECHTLVSTYESLFISLILEAMEPNFVCMKMQLCSNQKPLLGTDKCMWGPSYWCQDLETAGNCNAIEHCKRHVWN is encoded by the exons ttgctgccaCTCCATTGTTTGGCACAGAGCAATGCGCCAATGGCCCAGGTGTCTGGTGTGAAAATATCCGCACCGCTTCTCAGTGTGATGCTGTCAAACACTGCCAGCAAACTGTTTGGAATAAACCTATGGTG AACTCTGCTCCATGTGAGTTTTGTAAGGAGGTGGTAACTATAGTGAAGAACATCGTGAATAACAATGCTACACAG ACTGAAATTTTGTCTTACCTAAATAAAGCATGTGAATTTATTCCTGATCCTGGCATGGCTTCTGAGTGCAAACAGCTAGTTGACCAATACTACCAACTTGTCCTGAACATCATATTGGAAGAACTG GATAACCCATCTGTGGCCTGTTCTGCTATTGGTCTGTGCAAATCTCTTCAGCAACATCTGGCTAGCCTCAAACAACCTCAACAGCTCCTAACTAATGAGATTCCAGAAGATGACTTGTCCAAGATGGTCTACCCTTTTTTGGCAAATATTCCCCTTCTTCTCAATCCCCAGGATAAGACTACTCAAACACCCaag AATGGTGATGTCTGCAAAGACTGCCTTCAACTCGTGACAGATGTGCAAAATTCTCTAAAATCCAACTCCTCTTTCTCCAAAATGTTGATTGAAAATGCACTGAAACAATGTGATCGGCTGGGCGGTGGCTTATCCGAAGag tGCAAGACCTATATTAATCAGTATTCTGATCTATTTTTCCAAATGATGATTCAAGTG cCAGCTGAGCAGTTATGCACTGGATTAGGTCTGTGTGCCCAGAAAAAGTCTACCCCAATGCTGGAAATTGTTCCAGCAAAAGCTCTTGTTCCAGCAATGACATTACAGCCTGCTGCTAAG CTTTCAGAAACGCCTGTTGCTGTGAACCCGGTTTGTGAAGTTTGTCAACTGGCGATGCAGGAGCTTGAATCCCTCTTGGACAATAACAGAACACGG GAAAACATAAAAGAAGCTCTTAAAAAAGTCTGCTACATTGTCCCTTCCAAATATCGGCAGCAATGCGATGACATCATTGATGCCTATTGTGATACTATTATTACACTATTGGAGCAGGAAGTGAGTCCTAAAGACATCTGCATGGCTATTGGATGTTGTAGTCTTAGACAACCACATGTTG TGAAACTCGTCCCTGAACATGTTCAGACAGGTCAATACTGTTCAGTCTGCAAGATGATTGTGAATTACGTGGATAAAATGTTGCAGAAAAATGTTACTCAATCAAAGATAAAGACTGCTTTACAAATGGTGTGCAACTTCTTACCAGATAGCATAGTAGATGAG TGTCACACACTGGTTTCAACCTATGAATCTTTGTTTAtcagtctgatcttggaagcaatgGAACCCAACTTTGTTTGCATG AAAATGCAGTTGTGTTCTAATCAGAAGCCACTTCTGGGAACTGACAAATGCATGTGGGGTCCAAGCTACTGGTGCCAAGATTTGGAGACTGCAGGGAACTGCAAT GCTATTGAACACTGCAAGCGTCATGTCTGGAACTAG